One Haloplanus vescus DNA window includes the following coding sequences:
- a CDS encoding deoxyhypusine synthase has product MTDDEDAADTHPREEFHEDPLGHADVWAGMSVGDLATEYGKAGIGAAEMSRAVDVYTEMLERDDVTNFFGLAGAMVPGGMRKVVTDLIRDGHIDALVTTGANLTHDSIEAIGGKHHHGRTADSGHERDHDEQLRDEGVDRIYNVYLPQEHFTLFENHLRDRVFDEFDGVVATSEFTRELGRANLAANDENGVDEDAGIAAAAYEHDVPVFVPAIQDSVLGIQAWMHSQVSAFTLDALGDLTNITDVAFDAEKAGATVVGGGVPKNFVLQTMLTVPDAYDYGVQLTTDPASTGGLSGATLDEARSWGKLEKSAKNVTVLGDATITLPLLVAAARDRLE; this is encoded by the coding sequence ATGACCGACGACGAGGACGCGGCCGACACGCACCCGCGCGAGGAGTTTCACGAGGACCCGCTCGGCCACGCCGACGTGTGGGCGGGCATGAGCGTCGGTGACCTCGCCACCGAGTACGGCAAGGCCGGCATCGGCGCCGCGGAGATGAGCCGCGCTGTCGACGTGTACACCGAGATGCTGGAGCGAGACGACGTGACCAACTTCTTCGGCCTCGCGGGCGCGATGGTTCCCGGCGGGATGCGGAAAGTCGTGACCGACCTGATTCGGGACGGCCACATCGACGCGCTGGTGACGACGGGCGCGAACCTCACCCACGACTCCATCGAGGCCATCGGCGGGAAACACCACCACGGCCGGACCGCCGACTCCGGCCACGAACGCGACCACGACGAGCAACTGCGCGACGAGGGCGTCGACCGCATCTACAACGTCTACCTCCCGCAGGAACACTTCACCCTGTTCGAGAACCACCTCCGCGACCGCGTCTTCGACGAGTTCGATGGCGTCGTCGCCACCAGCGAGTTCACGCGCGAACTGGGGCGGGCGAACCTCGCCGCGAACGACGAGAACGGCGTTGACGAGGACGCGGGCATCGCCGCCGCGGCCTACGAACACGACGTGCCCGTGTTCGTGCCCGCGATTCAGGATTCCGTCCTCGGGATTCAGGCGTGGATGCACTCGCAGGTATCGGCCTTTACGCTCGACGCCCTCGGGGACCTGACGAACATCACGGACGTGGCGTTCGACGCCGAGAAGGCGGGTGCCACCGTCGTCGGCGGCGGCGTCCCGAAGAACTTCGTCCTCCAGACGATGCTCACCGTCCCCGACGCGTACGACTACGGCGTCCAACTCACGACCGACCCCGCATCGACGGGCGGGCTCTCCGGTGCGACACTCGACGAAGCGCGGTCGTGGGGCAAACTCGAGAAGTCCGCGAAGAACGTCACCGTCCTCGGTGACGCGACGATTACGCTCCCCCTCCTCGTGGCGGCGGCGCGCGACCGACTCGAATGA
- a CDS encoding cold-shock protein — translation MANGKVDFFNDTGGYGFIETEDADDDVFFHMEDVGGEDLTEGTEIEFDIEQAPKGPRATNVVRV, via the coding sequence ATGGCAAACGGTAAGGTTGATTTCTTCAACGACACTGGCGGCTACGGTTTCATCGAGACTGAGGATGCTGACGACGACGTTTTCTTCCACATGGAGGACGTTGGCGGTGAGGATCTGACGGAAGGCACTGAAATCGAATTCGATATCGAACAGGCCCCCAAGGGCCCGCGCGCGACGAACGTCGTTCGCGTATAA
- the speB gene encoding agmatinase — MFPGATVDRDAADYVIVGAPLDVSTTFQPGTRFGPDRIRQFAGSFEDYDHRTDQHFSALSVHDAGDVHAWSDAAEYIDYLAGTLRDVRADDATPLLLGGEHTVTVAGVRAVDPDLFVCLDAHLDLRTEFDGDPWSHACVTRRALQTADHAVVVGARAGSEAEWERAAAEDVTLVTPEAVAEDGAEAVRDAIAAAVNDPASATTYLSVDIDAADPGVAPGTGTMEPGGLSAREMRDVVRSVAPRVDGADIVEVNDRDDGQAATLGAKLLRDAVFAHAAES, encoded by the coding sequence ATGTTTCCCGGTGCGACCGTCGACCGCGACGCCGCGGACTACGTCATCGTCGGCGCACCGCTCGATGTCTCGACGACGTTTCAACCCGGGACCCGGTTCGGTCCCGACCGAATCCGGCAGTTCGCCGGGTCGTTCGAGGATTACGACCACCGAACCGACCAGCACTTCTCCGCACTCTCGGTCCACGATGCGGGCGACGTTCACGCCTGGAGCGACGCCGCCGAGTATATCGACTACCTCGCCGGCACCCTCCGTGACGTTCGGGCCGACGACGCCACCCCACTCCTCCTCGGCGGAGAACACACCGTCACCGTCGCGGGCGTGCGGGCCGTCGACCCCGACCTGTTCGTCTGTCTGGACGCCCACCTCGACCTGCGGACCGAGTTCGACGGCGACCCGTGGAGTCACGCCTGCGTGACCCGACGAGCGCTACAGACAGCAGACCACGCCGTCGTGGTCGGCGCGCGCGCTGGAAGCGAAGCCGAATGGGAGCGGGCGGCGGCAGAGGACGTGACCCTCGTCACGCCCGAGGCTGTCGCCGAAGACGGAGCCGAGGCGGTTCGCGACGCCATCGCCGCTGCCGTCAACGACCCCGCCAGCGCGACGACGTATCTGAGCGTCGACATCGACGCCGCAGACCCCGGCGTCGCACCGGGAACGGGGACGATGGAACCCGGTGGCCTGTCGGCCCGAGAGATGCGCGACGTAGTGCGGTCAGTCGCGCCGCGCGTCGACGGCGCCGATATCGTCGAAGTCAACGACCGAGACGACGGACAGGCGGCGACACTCGGGGCGAAACTCCTCCGCGACGCCGTCTTCGCCCACGCCGCCGAGTCCTAG
- a CDS encoding ABC1 kinase family protein, with amino-acid sequence MVTLVNLRAYWRFVRVLHQFLPLIVTYARDRRKYLLFGGPRSVGPETQRERADRLLTSLLTLGPTFIKLGQLLSTRPDVLPPSYIDVLSSLQDDVPPAPWDETRPVLEAEVGPVDEVFDDFEREAISGASLGQVYRATYEGEEIAIKVRRPGVEALVESDLRALKWLLPLLLRFTDEARRFSLSNLAEEFDTTIREEMDYNRERRMLSEIRENFEGNDRIRIPDPIPELSGERVLAMEYLAGTKINDVTALDEQGLDRSELAESLQRIYLQMIIEDGVFHADPHPGNLSVDEDGAIIFYDFGMSGRVDAFFQDKIVEFYVAVANQDIDGILDAMVEMGTLSPNADRQVMGNVMELAIADVRGEDIEQYRVQQVIQQVEDTIYEFPLRLPRNFALILRVATVVEGVCITLDPDFDFISVATDYLTEQGYREEGVRQAVESAGDQLEETARSLVTVPPKLDETLDRVNRDDLTVEVRLDDEHDVLDQLAKRIAYSILVAVGILSTAILYSFNETPEAAAVAGAVTIPVGILLYRSLRRKKGVKARPQFTRQEMRRRREE; translated from the coding sequence GTGGTCACGCTGGTCAACCTCCGTGCGTACTGGCGGTTCGTTCGCGTCCTCCACCAGTTCCTACCGCTCATCGTCACGTACGCCCGCGACCGACGGAAGTACCTCCTGTTCGGCGGGCCGCGCTCCGTCGGGCCAGAGACACAGCGAGAGCGGGCGGACCGCCTGCTCACCTCGCTACTCACCCTCGGGCCGACGTTCATCAAACTCGGGCAACTGCTGTCGACGCGGCCGGACGTGCTCCCACCGTCCTACATCGACGTGCTGAGCAGTCTGCAAGACGACGTGCCGCCGGCGCCGTGGGACGAGACGAGGCCCGTCCTCGAAGCCGAGGTAGGCCCGGTGGACGAGGTGTTCGACGACTTCGAGCGAGAGGCCATCAGCGGTGCGAGCCTCGGCCAAGTGTATCGCGCCACCTACGAAGGCGAGGAAATCGCCATCAAGGTGCGTCGACCGGGCGTGGAGGCCCTCGTCGAATCCGACCTGCGCGCGCTCAAGTGGCTTCTCCCCCTCCTGCTCCGGTTCACCGACGAGGCGCGGCGCTTCTCGCTGTCGAATCTCGCCGAGGAGTTCGACACCACCATCCGTGAAGAGATGGATTACAACCGCGAGCGGCGGATGCTCAGCGAGATTCGCGAGAACTTCGAGGGCAACGACCGCATCCGCATCCCCGACCCGATTCCCGAACTGTCCGGCGAGCGGGTGTTGGCGATGGAGTATCTCGCGGGCACGAAAATCAACGACGTGACCGCGCTGGACGAACAGGGACTGGACCGGAGCGAACTCGCCGAGAGCCTCCAGCGAATTTACCTCCAGATGATAATCGAGGACGGCGTCTTCCACGCCGACCCTCATCCGGGCAACCTCTCGGTGGACGAGGACGGCGCCATCATCTTCTACGACTTCGGGATGAGCGGGCGCGTCGACGCGTTCTTCCAAGACAAAATCGTCGAGTTCTACGTCGCGGTGGCGAATCAGGACATCGACGGCATCCTCGACGCGATGGTCGAGATGGGGACGCTCAGCCCGAACGCCGACCGGCAGGTGATGGGCAACGTGATGGAGCTCGCCATCGCCGACGTTCGCGGCGAGGACATAGAGCAGTACCGCGTCCAGCAGGTCATCCAACAGGTCGAGGACACCATCTACGAGTTCCCCCTGCGCCTGCCGCGGAACTTCGCGCTCATCCTGCGAGTGGCGACGGTGGTCGAGGGCGTCTGCATCACGCTCGACCCCGACTTCGACTTCATCAGTGTCGCCACCGACTACCTCACCGAGCAGGGGTATCGGGAGGAGGGCGTCCGGCAGGCGGTCGAATCCGCAGGTGACCAACTGGAGGAGACGGCGCGGTCGCTGGTGACCGTCCCGCCGAAACTCGACGAGACGCTGGACCGAGTCAACCGCGACGACCTGACCGTCGAGGTGCGTCTCGACGACGAACACGACGTGCTCGACCAGTTGGCAAAGCGCATCGCCTACAGCATCCTCGTGGCGGTGGGCATCCTCTCGACGGCCATCCTCTACTCGTTCAACGAGACGCCGGAGGCGGCCGCCGTCGCCGGCGCGGTAACGATTCCCGTCGGAATCCTGCTCTATCGGTCGCTCCGCCGGAAGAAAGGGGTCAAAGCCCGACCGCAGTTCACGCGGCAGGAGATGCGGCGGCGACGCGAGGAATAG
- a CDS encoding putative sodium/potassium/calcium exchanger, whose protein sequence is MTGHHVPKGVSLDTLQEIVAGWAEVGADESPEYTSAVEEVTSVSDAVGRQSRFLEEIGVLEPHRQQHRLTEAGERLATALAEGDEADARAEAAEMLDDWDLTDEIRGVLDGNPMAESELAAIVSGLAEQNPEASRVTTGITTLLDCYEWAGILDRDEEDRYRLPESGDTESAGESELAEVGETPEQTVEEVAREAAEDAARTVAEDVAEEVAADAATAAASETAEAVAERTAETVVTEAADELADAAETAERAAETASDAAEAADDVAEYVDRAETEPIAETGAVGDGESAEETDDSTARAEETLSEATDETSEAVEQTAADVTQDLLEDVDAVEISLGDDSGVEIGFDEESGVEIRVDPDVDLQGVDFPEGVDLETGGQAGEASDNLEPDGGVEETSDDGDGIELRREGDTVHIDVDAGPGITIAVGDEGDDTERTEGTETEEESETEEADKAGKDTAGEAEAETADEAEDEETGDETSADTADEAGTDETADDEAGAASATPAELDAESLDDVESTGELVETLADAATEAKQAAEEAREAAAEARSVVQQESGNSGESPPATQPHTLSLDIDADADDLEALVRGIKQGLASQEE, encoded by the coding sequence ATGACTGGGCACCACGTTCCGAAGGGTGTGAGTCTGGATACCCTCCAGGAAATCGTCGCCGGGTGGGCCGAAGTGGGGGCCGACGAGTCGCCAGAATACACCTCGGCCGTCGAGGAGGTCACGAGCGTCTCCGACGCCGTGGGGCGACAGAGTCGCTTCCTCGAGGAGATAGGCGTCCTCGAACCCCATCGCCAGCAACACCGACTGACCGAGGCCGGCGAGCGACTGGCGACGGCGCTCGCAGAGGGCGACGAGGCAGACGCCCGGGCGGAGGCCGCCGAGATGCTCGACGACTGGGACCTGACCGACGAAATTCGGGGCGTGCTCGACGGGAATCCGATGGCGGAATCGGAACTCGCCGCAATCGTCTCCGGATTGGCCGAGCAGAATCCCGAAGCCAGCCGTGTGACGACGGGCATCACGACGCTACTCGACTGCTACGAGTGGGCCGGAATCTTGGACCGAGACGAGGAGGACCGATACCGGCTGCCGGAGTCGGGTGACACCGAATCGGCCGGTGAGAGTGAATTGGCCGAAGTCGGCGAGACGCCCGAACAGACCGTCGAGGAAGTAGCACGCGAAGCGGCCGAGGACGCGGCTCGAACGGTCGCGGAAGACGTCGCCGAGGAGGTGGCAGCCGACGCCGCGACGGCCGCCGCGTCGGAGACGGCCGAAGCGGTCGCCGAACGGACGGCCGAAACCGTCGTCACGGAGGCCGCGGACGAACTCGCGGATGCCGCAGAGACCGCCGAACGGGCCGCGGAAACCGCGAGCGACGCCGCAGAGGCAGCCGACGACGTCGCCGAATACGTCGACCGAGCGGAGACCGAACCGATAGCCGAAACGGGAGCGGTAGGCGACGGAGAGAGCGCCGAGGAGACGGACGACTCCACGGCCCGGGCGGAAGAGACGCTATCCGAGGCGACCGACGAGACCAGTGAGGCAGTCGAGCAGACGGCGGCCGACGTGACACAGGACCTGTTGGAGGACGTGGACGCGGTGGAAATCTCCCTCGGCGACGACTCCGGGGTCGAAATCGGATTCGACGAGGAGTCCGGCGTCGAGATTCGAGTCGACCCCGACGTCGACCTGCAAGGGGTGGACTTCCCGGAGGGTGTCGACCTCGAAACCGGCGGACAGGCGGGCGAGGCCTCTGACAATCTCGAACCGGATGGCGGCGTCGAGGAGACGAGCGACGACGGCGACGGCATCGAACTGCGTCGCGAGGGCGATACCGTCCACATCGACGTCGATGCCGGTCCCGGAATCACGATTGCCGTCGGTGACGAGGGTGACGACACCGAGCGTACCGAGGGGACCGAGACTGAGGAGGAATCGGAGACTGAAGAAGCCGACAAGGCCGGCAAGGACACAGCAGGCGAAGCAGAGGCCGAGACTGCGGACGAGGCGGAAGACGAGGAGACTGGAGACGAGACGAGCGCGGACACAGCGGACGAAGCGGGTACGGATGAGACGGCGGACGACGAGGCCGGCGCGGCGTCGGCGACGCCGGCGGAATTGGACGCTGAGAGCCTCGACGACGTAGAATCGACGGGGGAACTCGTCGAAACGCTCGCGGACGCGGCGACCGAGGCCAAACAAGCGGCCGAGGAGGCACGAGAGGCGGCGGCCGAAGCCCGGAGCGTGGTCCAACAGGAATCGGGGAACAGCGGCGAATCACCGCCAGCGACGCAGCCACACACCCTCTCGCTCGACATCGACGCCGACGCCGACGATTTGGAGGCGCTCGTTCGCGGAATCAAGCAGGGCCTCGCCTCGCAGGAGGAGTAA
- a CDS encoding molybdopterin molybdotransferase MoeA — protein MSHDDLEHAGFKDRTRVAEALETVREAVSGHDRTERVALGRADGRTLAERVVAPAPVPGYDRAAMDGYAVRAEDTFGATGRSPTVLRESEGGVAPGEAVRVHTGSDLPDGADAVVMIEETERVGDDVEVFDAVAEGENVGEVGEDVAEGAELYEPGHRIRPSDLGLLKSVGVDQVTVYEPPTVGVVPTGEELVQRDPGPGEVIETNGLTVSRMVDRWGGVASYRNVVDDDPNAIRAAIERDLAKDVVVTTGGSSVGERDYTPEVVDELGEVLVHGVALKPGHPVALGVVEDTPVIMLPGYPVACIINAVQFLRPVLKLAGNMPVPSHPTVEARLDRKISSEPGTRTFARVRLREADGERVAEPTRASGSGVLSSVALADGWVVVPEGREGYDAGETVAVENWEWSA, from the coding sequence ATGAGCCACGACGACCTCGAACACGCGGGCTTCAAGGACCGAACCCGGGTCGCCGAGGCCCTCGAGACGGTCCGCGAAGCCGTCTCGGGACACGACCGAACCGAGCGGGTCGCCCTCGGCCGTGCCGACGGCCGCACCCTCGCCGAACGCGTGGTCGCCCCTGCGCCCGTTCCGGGCTACGACCGCGCCGCGATGGACGGTTACGCCGTCCGCGCCGAGGATACCTTCGGCGCGACGGGCCGGTCCCCGACCGTCCTCCGCGAGAGCGAGGGCGGCGTCGCCCCCGGCGAAGCCGTCCGCGTCCACACCGGGAGCGACCTACCCGACGGCGCCGACGCCGTCGTCATGATAGAGGAAACGGAGCGCGTCGGCGACGACGTCGAGGTGTTCGACGCCGTCGCGGAGGGCGAGAACGTCGGCGAAGTCGGCGAAGACGTCGCCGAGGGCGCCGAACTCTACGAACCCGGCCACCGGATTCGCCCCTCCGACCTCGGCCTCCTGAAGTCCGTCGGCGTCGACCAGGTCACCGTCTACGAACCGCCGACCGTCGGCGTCGTCCCGACGGGCGAGGAACTCGTCCAGCGCGACCCCGGCCCCGGCGAGGTCATCGAGACGAACGGCCTCACCGTCTCCCGGATGGTCGACCGCTGGGGCGGCGTCGCCAGTTACCGCAACGTCGTCGACGACGACCCCAACGCCATCCGCGCGGCCATCGAGCGCGATTTGGCGAAAGACGTCGTCGTCACCACCGGCGGCTCCTCCGTCGGCGAACGCGACTACACCCCCGAAGTCGTCGACGAGTTGGGCGAGGTGCTCGTCCACGGCGTCGCCCTCAAGCCCGGGCACCCCGTCGCCCTCGGCGTCGTCGAGGACACGCCGGTCATCATGCTCCCCGGCTACCCCGTCGCCTGCATCATCAACGCCGTCCAGTTCCTCCGGCCGGTGCTGAAGCTCGCGGGCAACATGCCCGTCCCCTCGCATCCGACCGTCGAGGCGCGACTCGACCGCAAGATATCGAGCGAACCGGGAACGCGGACGTTCGCCCGCGTCCGCCTGCGCGAGGCGGACGGCGAACGCGTCGCCGAACCCACCCGCGCCAGCGGGTCGGGGGTCCTCTCCAGCGTCGCCCTCGCCGACGGCTGGGTCGTCGTCCCCGAGGGCCGCGAGGGGTACGACGCCGGCGAGACCGTCGCCGTCGAAAATTGGGAGTGGTCCGCGTGA
- a CDS encoding Nif3-like dinuclear metal center hexameric protein: MDRSEFVDRLDERLRTDDYADVDASANGLQVGRRSGEVDSVALAVDAAETTIEEAVDRDADVLVVHHGLAWGGFDRLTGLHYDRIEPLVANDVSLYVSHLPLDGHQELGNGAGVADVLDLTDRAPFGEYGPEVIGTQGVAAEPYDADGLASRLDRELDTETQVLPFGPEEIREVGVVTGSGVDWIEAAAEAGLDALVTGEGKQQAYHEARDRGLNVFLAGHYATETFGVRALGDLAEEWGLETTYIDHPTGL; this comes from the coding sequence ATGGACCGCAGCGAGTTCGTCGACCGACTGGACGAGCGACTCCGCACCGACGACTACGCGGACGTGGACGCGAGCGCGAACGGCCTGCAGGTGGGGCGCAGGTCGGGGGAAGTCGACAGCGTCGCCCTCGCCGTCGACGCCGCGGAGACCACCATCGAGGAAGCGGTCGACCGCGACGCCGACGTGCTGGTCGTCCACCACGGCCTCGCGTGGGGCGGGTTCGACCGCCTCACCGGCCTGCATTACGACCGCATCGAACCACTGGTCGCGAACGACGTGTCGCTGTACGTCTCGCACCTGCCACTGGACGGCCACCAAGAACTCGGCAACGGCGCCGGCGTCGCGGACGTACTGGACCTGACCGACCGGGCGCCGTTCGGCGAGTACGGCCCAGAGGTCATCGGAACGCAGGGCGTGGCGGCGGAACCGTACGACGCCGACGGACTGGCGAGTCGACTGGACCGGGAGCTCGACACCGAGACGCAGGTGCTCCCGTTCGGTCCCGAGGAGATTCGAGAGGTAGGCGTCGTCACCGGAAGCGGCGTCGACTGGATAGAAGCAGCGGCCGAGGCGGGACTGGACGCCCTCGTGACGGGCGAGGGGAAACAGCAGGCGTATCACGAGGCGCGGGACCGGGGGCTGAACGTCTTCCTCGCCGGCCACTACGCGACGGAGACGTTCGGCGTTCGAGCGCTCGGCGACCTCGCCGAGGAGTGGGGTCTGGAGACGACGTACATCGACCACCCGACTGGACTCTGA
- a CDS encoding DNA methyltransferase: protein MSDVPAAKSRGDLVYELQDMGEWEDVDADIAISDPPFGLEFDGKASNYNRDRSRVVDGYVEWDTDEYCDKATKLLDTLARNTTETGQAIVFSGMDNSHLLHQTVLDHDTWRLEGKLYWAYNFAPYCKKRPAHNIYELFWMVKGDEWSYSNECSFDHCQEGEANLSLLDIKRNYLKEMPKYPTRLPLEVVGVLLEHFSEPGDKVFDPLAGSGSVGIGAAGLGREAVLGDLNENAKEVFESTVDALEDDVFPEHNTNHTSLSEF, encoded by the coding sequence ATGAGTGATGTGCCCGCCGCGAAGTCTCGCGGCGACCTCGTCTACGAATTACAGGACATGGGAGAGTGGGAGGACGTAGACGCTGACATCGCGATTTCGGACCCGCCGTTCGGCCTCGAATTCGACGGCAAAGCCAGCAATTACAACCGCGACCGGTCGCGGGTCGTGGACGGCTACGTCGAGTGGGACACCGACGAGTACTGCGACAAAGCGACCAAGCTGCTCGATACCCTCGCGCGGAACACGACCGAGACGGGACAGGCCATCGTCTTCTCGGGGATGGACAACAGTCACCTCCTCCACCAGACAGTCCTCGACCACGACACGTGGCGTCTGGAGGGGAAACTGTACTGGGCCTACAACTTCGCGCCGTACTGCAAGAAACGCCCCGCACACAACATCTACGAGCTGTTCTGGATGGTGAAAGGAGACGAGTGGTCCTACTCGAACGAATGCTCGTTCGACCACTGCCAAGAGGGAGAGGCGAACCTCTCGTTGCTGGACATCAAACGCAACTATCTGAAGGAGATGCCGAAATATCCGACGCGATTGCCGCTCGAAGTGGTCGGCGTGTTACTCGAACACTTCTCCGAACCGGGCGACAAAGTGTTCGACCCGCTGGCCGGGTCGGGCAGTGTCGGCATCGGAGCGGCTGGCCTCGGTCGCGAGGCGGTCCTCGGAGACCTGAACGAGAACGCGAAAGAGGTGTTCGAATCTACGGTGGACGCCCTGGAAGACGACGTGTTCCCAGAGCACAACACCAACCACACCTCGCTGAGCGAATTCTGA
- a CDS encoding translation initiation factor IF-5A, with amino-acid sequence MAREQKQVRELQEGSYVMMEDVPCKINSYSTAKPGKHGSAKARIEGKGVFDDRKRSLSQPVDAKVWVPIVERKGGQVVSVSGDDAQIMDLDNFETFTMRVPEDADLSPDDEIEYLEYEGQRKIV; translated from the coding sequence ATGGCGCGAGAGCAAAAGCAAGTGCGGGAACTGCAGGAGGGGAGCTACGTCATGATGGAAGACGTCCCCTGCAAAATCAATTCGTACAGTACGGCCAAGCCGGGGAAACACGGCAGCGCCAAGGCACGAATCGAGGGCAAGGGTGTCTTCGACGACAGGAAGCGCTCGCTCAGCCAGCCGGTCGACGCGAAGGTGTGGGTCCCTATCGTCGAACGGAAGGGCGGGCAGGTCGTCTCCGTCTCTGGTGACGACGCCCAGATTATGGACCTCGACAACTTCGAGACGTTCACGATGCGCGTCCCGGAGGACGCGGACCTCTCGCCCGACGACGAAATCGAGTATCTGGAGTACGAAGGCCAGCGGAAAATCGTCTGA
- a CDS encoding nucleic acid-binding protein, with protein sequence MTLATVSDAGPLIHLAEIDSLELLSAVDTLLVPETVYEEIDAGGVPDGLADLSYELVEADESRIEAEELDAGERAALAIADERGIVLLSDDLAARKAASETDVEVHGSIGVIALSYSHGLLDRDEAASRMRALQRETSLFVTEAVVERGIQMLDEQ encoded by the coding sequence GTGACGCTCGCGACTGTCTCGGACGCGGGGCCGCTCATCCACCTCGCCGAAATCGATTCACTCGAACTTCTCTCGGCAGTTGACACGCTCCTCGTTCCAGAGACGGTTTACGAGGAAATCGACGCCGGTGGTGTCCCGGACGGGTTGGCCGACCTCTCGTACGAACTCGTCGAAGCCGACGAAAGTCGAATCGAAGCGGAAGAACTGGATGCTGGAGAACGCGCTGCGCTTGCGATTGCAGACGAGCGGGGAATCGTCCTCCTAAGCGACGACCTCGCCGCCCGAAAGGCAGCATCGGAGACAGATGTCGAAGTACACGGCTCTATCGGCGTCATTGCACTCAGTTACAGCCATGGATTGCTCGACAGAGACGAAGCGGCATCGCGTATGCGAGCACTCCAACGTGAGACGAGTCTCTTCGTGACCGAGGCAGTGGTGGAACGCGGAATCCAGATGTTGGACGAGCAGTAA
- a CDS encoding Hsp20/alpha crystallin family protein, whose protein sequence is MSALRDALRDLPEAVFADLLESDDAYLLVIDLPGATAATVDARVEMGRLFVEARREKTLPASFDYVREDRSLFLDAELPLPPDATGAGAEGSMERGVLELRLPKHEAAPEQSVPIEDA, encoded by the coding sequence ATGTCAGCACTGCGGGATGCGCTCCGAGACTTGCCCGAGGCGGTGTTCGCGGACTTGCTCGAGAGCGACGACGCCTACTTGCTCGTCATCGACCTCCCCGGCGCGACGGCAGCAACGGTCGACGCGCGGGTCGAGATGGGGCGGCTCTTCGTCGAGGCGCGCCGCGAGAAGACGCTCCCGGCGTCGTTCGACTACGTCCGCGAGGACCGCTCGCTGTTCCTCGACGCCGAACTCCCCCTGCCGCCGGACGCGACGGGCGCAGGCGCGGAGGGGTCGATGGAGCGGGGCGTCCTCGAACTCCGACTGCCGAAACACGAGGCCGCACCGGAGCAATCGGTTCCCATCGAGGACGCGTAA